The following are encoded in a window of Cervus canadensis isolate Bull #8, Minnesota chromosome 11, ASM1932006v1, whole genome shotgun sequence genomic DNA:
- the LOC122449833 gene encoding olfactory receptor 226 produces the protein MGVTDTMERKNQSGRVSEFVLLGFPAPGSLRALLFALSLLAYVLVLTENTLIVVAIRNHPSLHKPMYFFLANMSFLEIWYVTVTIPKMLAGFVGSKRGHGQRISFEGCMTQLYFFLGLGCTECVLLAVMAYDRYVAICHPLHYPVIVSGQLCVQLAAGSWAGGFGISMVKVFLISRLSYCGPNIINHFFCDVSPLLNLSCTDMSTAELTDFVLAIFILLGPLSVTGASYMAITSAVMRIPSAAGRHKAFSTCASHLTVVVIFYAASIFIYARPKALSAFDTNKLVSVLYAVIVPLLNPIIYCLRNQEVKRALRHTLHLHQGHDAS, from the coding sequence ATGGGCGTGACCGACACCATGGAGAGGAAGAACCAGAGTGGGAGAGTGAGTGAGTTTGTGTTGCTGGGCTTTCCAGCTCCGGGATCACTGCGGGCACTGTTATTTGCCCTTTCTCTGTTAGCCTATGTATTGGTGCTGACTGAGAACACACTCATCGTTGTGGCAATCAGGAACCACCCCAGCCTCCACAAACCCATGTATTTCTTTCTGGCTAATATGTCCTTCCTGGAGATTTGGTACGTGACAGTCACTATTCCCAAGATGCTCGCTGGCTTTGTTGGGTCCAAACGGGGCCATGGACAGCGAATCTCCTTTGAGGGCTGCATGACACAGCTCTACTTCTTCCTGGGCCTGGGCTGCACCGAGTGTGTCCTCCTCGCAGTTATGGCTTATgatcgctatgtggccatctgccatCCTCTCCACTACCCCGTCATTGTCAGCGGCCAGCTGTGTGTGCAGCTGGCAGCTGGCTCCTGGGCTGGAGGTTTTGGCATTTCCATGGTCAAAGTTTTCCTCATTTCTCGCCTCTCTTACTGTGGCCCCAACATCATCAACCACTTTTTCTGTGATGTCTCTCCATTGCTCAACCTTTCGTGCACTGACATGTCCACAGCAGAGCTTACGGACTTTGTCCTGGCCATTTTTATCCTACTGGGGCCACTCTCTGTCACTGGAGCCTCCTACATGGCCATCACCAGTGCTGTGATGCGCATTCCCTCAGCTGCTGGGCGCCACAAAGCCTTTTCCACCTGTGCCTCTCACCTCACTGTGGTGGTCATCTTCTATGCAGCCAGCATCTTCATCTATGCCCGCCCAAAGGCACTCTCAGCTTTTGACACCAACAAGCTGGTGTCTGTACTTTATGCTGTCATTGTACCACTGCTCAACCCCATCATTTACTGCCTGCGCAACCAAGAAGTAAAGAGAGCCTTACGCCATACTCTACACCTGCACCAGGGGCATGATGCTAGCTAA
- the LOC122449843 gene encoding olfactory receptor 6-like, which translates to MLGRNITLVSEFILVGFPTAPWLQVLLFSLFLVVYLLVVVENLVIMLTVWVTGSLHKPMYYFLSSLSFLEVWYVSVTVPKMLDGFLLQRRRISFPGCMTQLYFFISLACTECVLLAAMAYDRYVAICHPLRYPVIMTTGYCVQLVAFSYMTGFMITVIKVYFISHATFCGSNVMNHFFCDISPILKLACKDMSTAELVDFALAIVILVFPLTATILSYVYTVSTILRIPSTQGRKKAFSTCASHLTVVIIYYTAMIFMYVRPRAIASFNSNKLISAVYAVLTPMLNPFIYCLRNQKVKNAIKKTVGVGQCFLLS; encoded by the coding sequence ATGCTGGGGAGAAACATCACTCTGGTGAGTGAGTTCATCCTGGTGGGCTTCCCCACCGCCCCCTGGCTGCAGGTCCtgctcttctccctcttccttgTGGTCTACTTGCTGGTGGTAGTAGAGAATCTTGTCATCATGCTCACTGTCTGGGTCACTGGCTCCCTCCATAAGCCCATGTACTATTTCCTGAGTAGCCTGTCCTTCCTGGAGGTCTGGTATGTCTCTGTCACAGTCCCCAAGATGCTGGATGGATTCCTCCTGCAGAGACGGCGCATCTCCTTCCCAGGCTGCATGACCCAGCTCTACTTCTTTATCTCGCTTGCCTGCACGGAGTGTGTACTTCTGGCagccatggcctatgaccgctatgtggccatctgccaccctctCAGATACCCAGTCATCATGACCACAGGTTATTGTGTGCAGCTGGTGGCTTTCTCTTATATGACTGGATTCATGATCACTGTGATCAAGGTCTATTTTATTTCACATGCCACTTTCTGTGGCTCCAATGTCATGAACCACTTTTTCTGTGACATCTCACCAATCCTCAAACTGGCCTGCAAAGACATGTCCACAGCTGAGCTAGTGGACTTTGCTTTGGCTATTGTCATTCTTGTCTTCCCTCTCACCGCTACCATCCTCTCCTATGTCTACACTGTCTCCACCATTCTGCGTATACCCTCCacccagggaaggaagaaggccttctccacctgtgcaTCCCACCTCACAGTAGTCATAATTTATTACACAGCCATGATTTTCATGTATGTTCGGCCCAGAGCTATTGCTTCTTTTAACTCCAACAAACTCATCTCAGCTGTGTATGCAGTCCTCACGCCCATGCtaaatccattcatctactgTCTGAGGAACCAGAAAGTCAAGAATGCTATCAAAAAGACAGTGGGTGTTGGCCAGTGCTTCCTGCTCAGCTGA